In a genomic window of Lepisosteus oculatus isolate fLepOcu1 chromosome 3, fLepOcu1.hap2, whole genome shotgun sequence:
- the LOC107076512 gene encoding mucin-1-like — MKNFILLLCILEAVCAANRKIRPARMFYFQRVPGNQRLRMNQPSWFSHPTVSNQVAPAPPTFAGPPAPCFSPAGQPVQPAPPVQVASSTSSRRFPPIFVFPPPPRAPVPPPPRPPPIFYIPPLPQRSASGAPKAQPVFIFPPPNQSPSVSAKPSPPIYIFASPPPPPPQPPRPSPPSSRQPIFIFPPSPNGRSLLPFVILSAPSTGTGVAQGVSPSAGMGLVPKDEVLPSPPRVPGTSAIAPAPSPALPTILVVPTFLPGDLPNGGGSDKDTSAPKTTQAPKTTKAPGTTKAPDTTKAPDTTKAPDTTKAPDTTKAPDTTKAPGTTKAPDTTKAPDTTKAPDTTKAPDTTKAPDTTKAPDTTKAPDTTKAPDTTKAPDTTMAPDTTKAPDTTKAPDTTKAPEQPPRGDQF; from the coding sequence AGAAAAATTAGACCTGCAaggatgttttattttcagagagtGCCTGGTAATCAACGTCTGAGGATGAATCAACCATCCTGGTTCTCTCATCCTACAGTTTCCAACCAGGTGGCACCAGCGCCTCCAACCTTTGCTGGACCTCCAGCTCCTTGCTTCTCTCCTGCAGGTCAACCAGTGCAACCAGCTCCCCCCGTACAGGTAGCATCTTCTACAAGCTCCAGAAGATTCCCCCCTATCTTTGTattccctccccctccccgtgcACCTGTCCCACCCCCTCCTCGTCCGCCACCAATTTTCTATATCCCACCGCTGCCTCAACGTTCTGCTTCTGGTGCGCCTAAAGCTCAACCAGTTTTTATATTTCCCCCTCCAAATCAGTCACCAAGTGTTTCTGCCAAGCCTTCCCCTcccatatatatttttgcttctccccctcctcctccaccacaACCCCCCAGGCCTTCTCCTCCGTCCTCTCGTCAGCCCATATTCATATTTCCTCCTTCACCAAATGGTCGTTCTTTGTtaccatttgtcatcctttcagCCCCCTCCACTGGCACCGGAGTGGCCCAAGGAGTTTCTCCTAGTGCTGGTATGGGTTTGGTTCCAAAGGATGAAGTATTGCCCAGTCCTCCCCGAGTCCCAGGTACTAGTGCAATTGCACCAGCACCGTCACCTGCCCTCCCCACCATTTTGGTAGTCCCTACATTCTTACCGGGAGATTTGCCAAATGGAGGTGGGAGTGATAAGGACACCTCTGCCCCCAAAACAACCCAAGCCCCAAAGACAACAAAAGCCCCTGGTACAACCAAGGCACCTGACACAACCAAGGCACCAGATACAACAAAGGCACCAGATACAACCAAGGCACCTGACACAACCAAGGCACCTGACACAACCAAGGCACCAGGTACAACCAAGGCACCTGACACAACCAAGGCACCAGATACAACCAAGGCACCAGATACAACCAAGGCACCTGACACGACCAAGGCACCAGATACAACCAAGGCACCTGACACAACCAAGGCACCAGATACAACCAAGGCACCAGATACAACCAAGGCACCTGACACGACCATGGCACCAGATACAACCAAGGCACCTGATACGACCAAGGCACCAGATACAACCAAGGCACCAGAGCAACCTCCTAGAGGAGACCAATTCTAA
- the LOC107076511 gene encoding uncharacterized protein: MNDSFSSATQRCAYCNMKSLVIFLCFFGIFHRAKCLDGKYRTVPDVQRVLRSKLSSLKPSFLNAPRAPYPSVFVIRPRKASPPRGVTKPPSGSSVPSAPAASQPSSSRPLFIIPSVASPSFPSQTGTEKPQVPQAPVQPVVSTSLPAPAAGPPVFIFPPPSRPSRRTSAPAQRNTATSTISSPPVPPVFIFPPPAPVVHSQPALVPSYSPAEPHTWGVRAPSPAPSVFIFKRKTKPRTVTQPPAPVQLPPLAPPPPIFLFPPASLPPAQPAPPPPPPAEAPAKVPPPPPPPIFIFPPPQPQPLPPQQPPPQPQPPLLPPQQPPPQPLPPPVPPQQPSLPRPEPIPKPPIAVPKDPSQSSPSLPVFILFPPSPEPSPAPAPSVPETTEPSPSPSLPASPNIFIFPPPASAPDLSASSPPAPTSGDAQGPPFPASVIPAPAPPPQIFIFPPPPSVLEIPARAPLMPSGDPIFYGGIPIFPPFPGFSGTKPISPTLPGTIPTGPTLPSMSVPTSPFLPETTGPTGPPTAPIIPDPGSPTGPVLSGPDPISPKVPNAGHVDPVIPGIPIGPASTGPSTPGGIPTGPRLPGTVPTLPSTVGPPGPVLPGAPPIGPLFPSGGPTGPAFSSRQAGPGTRSAPAPSPPIIIFSPFYPPQDGYVEPELAPAPPAPPAPASPIIIFSSFPSAPAQAPSPPVVSGSAPVSLPQGSNQTPSPLPSPPPDKGPLTSSGQLPPFSAGQGSLPSKGPSIHLGYKPVNPELGPTAVDPAEAPCETIPDQPGNFPSSDPSIWEDNLSPVFVFPPSNNGQSGDQSPLFIFPPVPSPPSPSPASAL, encoded by the exons ATGAATGATTCCTTTTCTTCAGCCACTCAAAG GTGTGCTTATTGCAACATGAAGAGCCTCgttatttttctttgcttttttggCATATTCCACAGGGCCAAG tgtttGGATGGAAAATATAGAACAGTTCCAGATGTTCAAAGAGTTTTGAGATCCAAGTTGTCAAGCCTCAAGCCCTCTTTTCTAAATGCTCCTCGTGCACCTTATCCTTCAGTGTTTGTGATTCGGCCCAGGAAAGCATCCCCTCCACGTGGAGTGACCAAACCACCTAGTGGGAGTTCAGTaccttctgcaccagcagcctccCAGCCTTCTTCCTCCAGACCACTTTTTATCATCCCGTCTGTGGCTTCTCCCTCTTTCCCATCCCAAACTGGGACAGAGAAGCCTCAGGTCCCTCAAGCACCAGTACAGCCTGTGGTCAGCACTTCTCTTCCAGCACCTGCTGCAGGACCaccagtttttattttcccccctccctcccgaCCTTCAAGACGCACATCTGCCCCTGCTCAACGCAACACCGCTACGTCAACTATTTCTTCTCCCCCTGTTCCACCAGTATTCATATTTCCCCCGCCGGCACCTGTTGTCCATTCACAACCTGCTCTTGTCCCTTCCTATAGTCCTGCTGAGCCACATACATGGGGAGTTCGTGCTCCTTCCCCAGCTCCATCAGTCTTCATCTTCAAACGAAAAACTAAACCACGGACTGTGACACAACCACCTGCCCCTGTACAACTACCTCCTCTGGCTCCACCACCTCCAATCTTCCTCTTTCCTCCAGCTTCTCTGCCTCCAGCTCAGCCTGCTCCTCCCCCACCTCCTCCTGCAGAAGCTCCTGCAAAGGTTCCTCCACCACCTCCGCcacctatttttatatttccccCGCCACAGCCTCAGCCACTGCCTCCACAACAACCACCGCCCCAGCCTCAGCCACCACTGCTGCCACCACAACAGCCACCGCCCCAGCCTTTGCCACCACCGGTGCCTCCACAACAGCCATCACTACCAAGGCCAGAACCAATACCAAAGCCACCAATTGCTGTTCCAAAAGATCCTTCACAAAGCTCTCCTTCTCTTCCAGTTTTTATCCTTTTCCCCCCATCCCCAGAACCTTCCCCTGCCCCGGCTCCTTCAGTTCCAGAGACCACAGAACCATcaccatctccttctcttcccGCATCACCAAATATTTTTATCTTCCCGCCTCCAGCTTCAGCTCCTGATTTGTCAGCTTCTTCACCACCTGCACCCACTTCTGGTGATGCGCAGGGGCCCCCTTTTCCAGCCTCTGTCATACCAGCACCTGCACCTCCCCCACAGATATTCATTTTTCCACCTCCTCCTTCTGTTCTAGAAATCCCAGCCAGAGCCCCACTTATGCCTTCAGGAGATCCTATATTTTATGGGGGAATACCCATATTTCCACCTTTTCCTGGATTCTCTGGCACTAAACCTATAAGCCCAACATTGCCAGGAACAATTCCCACAGGCCCAACACTCCCTAGCATGTCTGTACCCACTTCTCCATTTTTACCTGAAACTACTGGACCCACAGGTCCACCTACAGCTCCAATAATTCCTGATCCTGGGAGTCCCACAGGTCCTGTATTAAGTGGTCCTGATCCAATCAGTCCAAAAGTGCCCAATGCTGGACATGTAGACCCAGTAATTCCTGGAATTCCCATTGGTCCAGCATCCACAGGTCCATCAACTCCCGGAGGAATACCCACAGGCCCAAGACTTCCTGGTACTGTCCCTACATTGCCTAGTACTGTTGGGCCCCCAGGCCCAGTACTCCCTGGAGCACCTCCCATTGGCCCGCTATTCCCCAGTGGAGGACCAACAGGTCCTGCATTCTCTAGTAGGCAAGCTGGTCCTGGCACTCGAAGTGCTCCAGCTCCATCACCTCCAATTATAATATTTTCACCTTTTTATCCACCTCAAGATGGTTATGTTGAGCCTGAACTGGCACCGGCTCCTCCTGCCCCTCCAGCTCCAGCTTctccaataataatattttcatcATTTCCATCAGCTCCTGCCCAGGCTCCTTCACCACCTGTTGTTTCTGGTTCTGCTCCTGTCTCGCTCCCTCAAGGATCCAACCAGACACCTTCACCACTACCATCACCACCTCCAGACAAAGGCCCTTTAACTTCTTCTGGGCAATTACCACCCTTCTCTGCAGGCCAGGGTTCACTCCCATCCAAaggtccatccatccatttaggGTACAAGCCAGTGAATCCAGAATTAGGCCCTACAGCTGTGGATCCTGCTGAAGCCCCCTGTGAAACAATTCCAGACCAGCCTGGAAACTTTCCTTCATCTGATCCTTCAATATGGGAAGATAATCTTTCCCCAGTCTTTGTGTTTCCACCTTCCAACAATGGGCAGTCAGGTGATCAGTCGCCCCTCTTCATTTTTCCACCTGTTCCCAGCCCACCCAGTCCATCACCTGCTTCAGCTCTATAA